GCTAGACCTCCAGTCATCATAGTTACACAATGAACTTTCCTCCTCCCGAActtattaagcaggtacaaGTTGACTAGAAGTATAGGAATTTCTATCACTGATAGCAGAAATATAGCCAGGTAAAAATTTCCTCCTAAATTTTCGGCGTGAAGAAATACGCCGTAATAGGTCATCCCTAGTCCAAACCTAGTgcataataaaaataaacatatagtAGGGATATGACAAACACGTATTGTAAgacaatatttgtttcatttatgaTGCAATTAAGAAAAGAACATAGgcaataaagaaataatataatatatatacaaattctGTAAGTTTTGCGGTGTCTCATTTTCACTTTTTCGAATCTGGATCTTATTAGTTGGGTCTAGAATTCAGACTTATCCGGTGTTTGGTATATATACGCGCTCACTATGTCTTGATTTTCGCTTGGTATTTGAATTCGCTTATTTAATAGAAATGCCAATTGATACACAAATTGATGGCATAACCTTTCCGAGGCGTCACTCACCGattaataacattttctttCCCACTCACCAATTGAAGAACACAACCAATGTGCGGACAGCCAGTGTGCGGTTTTTAAACAAACTCCATATCTCCTCagtgtatgtacatttttcgAGTTCTAGATGCTCCAATAGATTATCTGGGGGTGTCACCTGGTTAGTTCGTGCAATCTTTTGAAGAACAGTTTTTGCTTCTTCCATTCTGTTTTTACTTATAAGCCATCTGGGGGACTCGTCTATAATACTGAAATAGTTATGCCGTATTATTTAAAAACAAGCTAAATGAATTCTATTTCACACTCATGTACTTGAAGATAAGAGAAAAACAGCTGGATATACAGTGTAATTTTGAGGTAAAGAAATTACATTCTCATGTTAAATTGCCTTTAATCTTTTTAACTGTTTCATCGTTTCATTGCACAAGCAAGACGTCCATTTACTGCATCTGAAGATAccgttgattttttttatataaattgtaattCAACCTGGATTTGACCACGATTTGCATGGTTTGCATCTCAAGCAGCTACCGTTTTCTATCCACCTTTTAAGGCAAAATTTGTGTAATGTTAAATTTCTCTTGGTTTGTAGTTCAATACTCGATAAGTTTATCATAACTCTTATATGTTGATATTCATCATTGTTTAATACAAAAAGACCCTCGATATTGACATCAAGTTTCATTAATAAACGTCTTGCGACATTTATTATGACCATATTGTTCATATGaaaatattcttgttttatttcactTTTGTATTGGACGAACACTTACAACCACGTTGGTATCAATAGGATGGCTGGCATGGATGCAGTGATCTGTATATACTGCCAATCTTTGATAAGGATCCCCAAACCACACAGTAAGCAAAGCGCCAGGGCGAAAACAATGTTAATAGCCTGACCAAGCCACACACGCATGTCAGGACCAACGAATTCGAAGCctacaaaacaataaattgtttttaagtACATTTGATTATTATCTTATTAAAataagacttgtaattccgctccactactaTGCTAAACGATACGCTCCGATGTATGATCTAACAATTCCCCATTCGCGGTCACCTCAGTGTGCAAATGTTGTGGTGGCCTAATCAGCGGGAAGCTTGCTGGGGTGACCCCGGGTGGAGTGTTATTACATCTTGTATTGGACCGTCTAATTAgattgatgtaaatataattcatTAATTAGAACAACGTAAAATTTCAATAACAAAACTAAATCATGGGAGTCGAAAAGATATCTTTTGTTGAGACATAGGAGAATAtcaattttcagaaataaaGAAGGAATTCAACTAATGAAGGAAGGTGAAAGACGTCTAATATAGTAAGGAGGAATGAGAGGACAGGGAGTACGAGGGTGAGAACGCCGACGATTACGGGATGTGGTCGATGTgaatatgtattattgaataaCACTTACCCATCACAAAGGCCAGTACTAAGCAACCCTTACAGGCTGCTCCAACGACgaagtgtataacaacaaaGCTGTAATACTCCGGAGAAAATGATCCTGATAGTCCGGATACCAACAGGATAAACATGGTCAGAACCAAGGTCTTTTTTCGTCCAATACtggaaaataaacaaacaatacgTTGCCTATTCTCGTCAAAAGTACCATATATCAGGATTAGTTACTTTAAAGTGAAATAATTCCAAAGCAAGTACGGAAGGACTAATCCGAGTTCTTAAATATATTCTTTTGACGTCAATTTAGTAGTACAATTTAAGGTTGGCAAAAGGGGGCTACATTTGGGATATATAATTTTTACTCCTCATCTTTTTATAATAGTAAGGTTTTTTTGTTGACATGAGTGGTGCGTCCGTAGCCACGTTGTCGGTATACTGTAAGTGCTGAGGAAACTGGTTGGTGGCTCCTACAGTATGTATTAGACATATGGTGTAATGAAATGGTAGGAGTTTCGAAACTATATGGATACACAATGACAATatcacaacacactacatacacaatCAATACAGAAAAAACATACATGGGggagggtgggggggggggggggtcttcACGACTCCAGCCGTTAAAGTAACAGgacattaaattaaattaatcaaCAACCAATCCGCCTGAGACGTACAACATCATACTCATTTACTATCAAAATAATGAGAATAGTGAAACGGTAACATTACCAATacaaaacacaacaataaactTACAAATCAGATATTTGCCCAAATAGTATGTCCCCTACTACAACACCGAAGTAAAATATCATTTGCGCATGAGAGATCTTGAAGCCTTCTCCACACACAAGGTTATGCTGTAAAAGAAATGAAACCATCATTATCAGCCCCATCTTGTGTGGAATTTTCGTCTTATTAGTTGAACTTCAAAACGGCAATATATGCATAATACCGTAGAAATTAATCAGCTGAACAGGCCGTCAATTATAGCGAATAAAACATGTGCATATGTATTGTATACcgtattgttttaaaaaaggTCACAAGGTTATTTTATTATCCACagtaaaacatttatacattgcCAAGATCAGTAGGGGCCAAATTAATTCAAGTGAGTGAAACTGCCACATTCAATGGAAACGTTTTGGATAGTTAGTCCTACAAAATATTACCTTATGCTTGAATTACCGCAAACTGCGAGGGCGGACTTCCAAATGAATGTTTTAGCAAGgatatttaaagtaaaaaaaccGAAACATAAATATTATTCCATTCTTTGTATGGAGTGGTTATGCAATATTTATTCTGTGGGCGTTACGTCCCTCTTAAATACACAGAAATCAAAATAACAAATCATACTTCAGACTCGTGTGtacatatgttttaaatatttctgttgatataaaatacaataatgtaaaGACATGTGCCGTAAGAATAGCCAATTAATTATCAGTGGCTTTTTATATTGACAGGGCCACTGTGAGATCCTTCTCGCTCAGCTAGTGGTATTccaaataaagaatatttacattttgtgttCGTATATAGTCATTCATACttcatatatgttttaatgaatagctgctatttaaacaataatatatTCTCGTCGCCAATTTCGTTTTTCATTCTATTGGGATTTTACTGTTCCCTGGACTTAGCTGTTAATGGAACATTGATTGATCTAGTCAAACAACGAACCaatcaaacaacaacaaatcatgTAGGTTTGTAatgataattaataatttagGGAAACGAATGTCAATATCtaaatgtatgaaaaaataagatgtagctaaacaaaaataaacagaaatattACTAGCAGTAAGAATATTCAATATCATCCAGagtaacaaattttaaatcGCATTACTGAATACTAAAAACTTAAATCCTTCTGATTAAATCAATAAGAAATATTAAATACTTTGCTTCTTttggaaacaaaaatataaaattttaagtAAACGTTTCAGTGTGTTGTAATGAATTGACAATAAACGAAAGCATATTTCGCTGATCCATAAATTCCAGTTATGGACAATTGCAAATCTCAGAGACTATATCTACATTACAATATAGAAGAAATGGTGATATTCTGTTGTTTTATGACACGATATGGCCCAGTTTAACGAACACTGTAAGGAACTCCAGAACTTACGATATCACATAGAGAAGCGTCACAAAAGTTAaagaaaaaatcttaagttaaggataATACGTGTCTTATATCACTCATCTTTCTTATATCATGTATGTCATTACCATATTAAGGCATTGAACAAAATGACAAGTGAGTGATTAATTTAAAATAGCATTCTGTGTCCCCATACTGGTATACCTACAGTAGTGGTGAACGTTTCCTTGAAtacatcctcatcataatcccATTCTGAACATGTCATTTGTGCGGTAAGGGTTGAACTATTAGATAGAGAAGTGTTTATGTGTTCATCTTCAGGACGCAGAGTGCATTTGGAGTCAATGTAACGAATATTTGCAGAAGCATTGGTAGTATTGACTTCTGTTGGATACTTGCATCTGGTaaacataaagcatatatgaCGATACAGTAATGAGGGTGAGTGGGtgggtgagtgagtgagtgaatGGGTgggtgaatgaatgaatgaatgaatgaataaatgaatgaattaattaatgCAAGTCTGAAAATCAGTCATTACTCTACATACTAAccacaaatatttaaacaaaaacattatcaGCTCTCACAAATAATACCCACATCAAAAGGAATCAAAACCACAATGTATTCGAAAAATGTTTTTCATCGAAGCTCAAAGAATGATGATAAGATAAATCTCAGGTTCAAAAcagatataaattaaaatatgtattccataaaaataaaagaaataccTGCATTTTAAATAAACTCATTCTGTTGTATGTTTTTAATCTCTGGATCTGTTGAATCTACATAACATTGATACTCTCGTCAACACCAGTCGTACAATACATGAATTCATCTCGGTATGTCAGTTGAAATTCATTAACTTACCTGTGAGTCGGTGTATATAGTGCAAACACTAGCATGATCATGAATAATGCTGCTAAAATTGTCGGAACTGTAAGCACCAGGAGCAACCTCTTTTGGTAGTACCCAAACCCTCCTAGTTTGGGTATTAATTCATCGACGTTTACCATGGCAACCGATATTCCAAATCCTAGGAATAAATTGATGATAAATGAAGTGAATGTATCATGCCTTTATTTTGCATGCAACcctggtatgtgtgtgttgtgacAAAAAAAGACGTTTGATAAAGACAAATCTGATATAGGCCCTGACTCTCACTCCGTGTGAAAGGGGATCTGACAAGATCCCTTGATAGGCCATGTTCTGATGACATTTATTCACGCTTTCTATACAAAAGCAATTTAGGTAAGCTACCATTTTCTTTTATAggttcaatatacatgtaagtaatcTTAACAATATACTGGACATCATCTAAGTATCATACAATTACGGTCCTCTGTGAATTGATACATCTAGAATTAGCTCCCTGAAAAGAGCTCTTTTTCGAGGGAGAAGCCAGAGAGAAAATAACTCTGTCCGTGGAGACAATTCTAGGAGTTTACCAACACATAGAGACATACTTATTTTATCATAtcgaacaaaatcaaaatagatTCATAAATCCATtcaatttaacatgtttaaGTAATATTAATCTCTGGTAAAAGTAACGCATAAAGTTATTTGCCAACAACGTTACTAAATACGTCTGACAGCTGTCACTGACAAATCAACAACATGTCATGGCCCCGTTGATTAATGTACGCCACATCGTTGTTATTCTTGGTTGACGTTGAAGACGACGTCCACTTCCGGTCTCATGCGGAGCTTCCAAGGGGTTATTTCACTCACCTTCCAATTTCGGTGAATCATTTTACTTATTCAATGTGATGTGATCAaatttaatccaatcagaacattctaaatgaagGTAGGATTGACAAATCTAAGATATAATATTGTGGTAACCAGATAAGAAAATAAGTATACAGGATGTAAACAGGTATCGTAATTGCACTGTTAAAAAACTGGTgaatattaaaacataaaacatctcAAACATAAAATTTCTAAGAAATACATcaaattttttatcatttcataaaaACACGACTCCGACTCTTATCAGAATCGCAGAAGTCAACAAAACAAGTGGACCGTGCAACTGAAGTTCCGGTTATCCGCAGACCGTTTTATACcaccaaaacaaaatataaaagtacTCAAAGTTCAGTCATTCTGTATGACTAGAATGAATCAGACTTAATCTGTTTTTGCTCCATTCCGCCTCAGTCGTTCATGATACAAATAATCCGGAccattattgttattatttcatattttaacagAAACATGATATAATAAAACTTACCCTGTCAGATCACGATACCACTGCGTGTGTTTTTATAGTCTTCTCAGCCAGGTTCAGCTAGCACTACACTATCACATTAGGGCAATGACAGCAGGGACCTGATAACTCGTAATGGTTGGATATATATTTCAGACGTTTTATGGGTGTATTTTATTTCGATAATAATGACACAAGCTTCATAAACCTGTGTATATTCATTGtaacattatacatttttatgtgAGGGGAGGTCTGATAAAATTTGAGTACGCGGAGggacattttttatcaaattataatcCCTCCCCTGAAAATGTTGGAGTACATGGTAGGGATATTGCTGTAATGACTAATTCCCAGATCCCTGTGGCACGTCCGTGAAGGAGAGCACGGGAGGATGTCGGCAGTTCACGGCAGACCTAAGACAGTACAGTACATCATACCCAACAGAAGAAGTTATGTTAACTACTATATAAAAACTGCTGTGTCGGGTTTCTATCTCTGGCCAATTGGCACACTCCCAAATCTATCAACCTACTTAAACAAAGAACGGATTATGTGGAGATGgtttattaaaatgtttaaggacttattaacattattttattgaaGGATGTTTTATGTTGCTATCTTAGAATAGTATAGATAAAACTGATGAAGCAACAATTCATGCAATATACATCATGGAATGTCGAAATACCTAGAGAACAGACTATAAGTCAGAGACAAAACACACAGCATAGAACAGATATTTCTTATTTGTCGAATTGGTCATTTCGATTTTACTAACGAAATATTGCGAtaagaaacaagaaaaaaaaactcttaAAAAAATTCTATTTATCTATATTTCTTGTATaggaatttattttaaaactgttAACCCCGCATGTGGAAACCTAATGCAATTTACAACAAGcggtgaaatatttaaaaaagaaacctACGTACCGTCATGTCCGTTCATTGAAGAATTTGCAACTGAACCTGCAAGCATATGACGTTATCAGACCATGCCGTCTGTTGTAATTAGTACAAATACACCAATAACAGGCATGCAGTGAGTACACGTGTTGGACACACTGTAATGTTTTACGTAACTCCTGTCAAAGCCAATCTGTCACGTAATCCTAGCATTACTTCGCTATACCGATTCTACAAAGCTTTAGTATCAGCTTGTTAAGAACAATATTAGTTATTCCAGTTGTACTTTTATTCGTTAATGGACATAAACTTTGATGGAATAATGGCAGTCTAATTGTTTATTCTTATGATAAATAAGTTTTAGCAGCTAATATATTAGAATTGATACAATGTGTTACAAAAATGTAACTACCTTTgcttggagagctatatttagCTACAATTAGGTCTTAAATGCTTTACTAAGTAATAATTGTTTGATATATCAACAATTATTTCGATTTTGGATTGTACTAATTACTAATTAGGCATTGATTTCTGTGATTTTACTTTCttctacaataaaataatttcgGAACGATTTGAGTTGTAGCGCaatgatatcttatccaatagttcattTTGGCtaatgactgtgccgcttttaaaatataaCTCGAAATCGTTctgtatatatgacgtcatattatTTGACGTACACttctttcggtctatggaaaaataacctcaaaaaTCTAACTAATCGAGAATGAGTGTAACATAGggaatttcattgttttgacaGGGAAACATAAGATTTTGGAATTCTATACCACCATATATTCAGAAGACGATGTAAGCCACATGGATCCAAACCTCAAATATTGAACATAACGATTCATATATATTAGAAATGGTAAGACCAAGTATTTTGTCTCATTTCTTGTTCCGCTCCATTTACAATTAGATTTGGCTATAAAAATGAATACAAAGCTGACTTTAGTTTGAATTGATCACTATTAAGTTTCAGCTATGTTTCATAGTTGATAGTAAATCATTAACCATATCCTATAATGCGAATTTGATCATAACTGTATAGACCTAAAAGTTCCAACGCCTTTAACTGAAATTTTAATTAACAACAATCATATCGATTTCACAAAGTTCGTTAAATACAACTATATACAAACGAGTACTTCTGGTATTTGCCCATACATTCTATCTTATTTCTGCATTGTAATTTACAATTGCGTTTTCTCTCGATTATCTCCACGGATTATTCCAATTCTACTTTGATTCTGATAACAATGGAATTATTCTCGTAGTAAAAATGTTGTGAACTCGCCTCACCCATAGTAATCTAACGTAAGTATTGTATAAATCACAAATCgacttttttatctattttacgTGACATGAAAGAACATAAAAAGTCAAACATTTGTAGATTTTATTCAAACATGCaacaattaaatcatttttcataCAACCGTACAATTCGTGtattacaataattacataACTGATATAGGAATAATAAAGAAATGGATATGTAAGTGTGAtagatgtaatatataaatgtaataaatgagtgataaacatcaataaacaaagtgtcaaaacagatattgatacattatatttcttatgatAATCTACTCAATCTCTTTAAATATCGCCATGTATTTGTATTGATGCCATTTCCCGCATGTGTTGAAACTCTTCTCCTGTCTGTCATCTTTACTTTATATAAATGGCATCTCGTTACTATCGGCCAGTGCGTCGTCCAGGATTGACACAGTTAGTTGTAACCATGGTTTTGATTTCAGTATTTAGTTGACATAGTTCTTTCTTATTGACGTATACCTGAAAGAACAATAAATAATACATCAGtaaataaatctaaatgtaaaataacatcaaaacaagttaaaaacaacaataaaatacaaatgtacaagaACTGCACAAAACAACCCAACTGTTCCTTCAAAAAAGAATGgaacaaaatgaaatgaaaaatagtaaGAGCTAAACTCCAGGTGATTGAGTAAAACTAAATACAATTAGATATATAGTTACTGTAGTGTAAACTTAGTATTCTATATTACCTTGCATTTGATCATTGCCATTATGTTTAGTAGCTCCGAGTCCGGCCTCAATGCTTGTAAAGTGGCATTGATATCATCCTCAAGATCGTCTGGAATTGATCAAAGTGATTAACGTTAGAACAAATACATGATTGGATATAACTACTAAAAGAGCATCGCTTCGTAGGGATACGACAGATCCtgaaacattaattattgtattaaatgtataaaaatcaAACACTTTATTGGCGTACAATCGAAGAAATATTTCTTCTTATAAAGAAGAACGCGATGTCTGTCAGATAATTTTTCATCTAAATTTAATTCTCATTACTGCGTAATTGCATAACGCATTTTTATTTGTagcaacatacatgtatttgaagtAATGTTTGCGGTGCGATAATCCAGGTAAATACTACGGAAAAAGGTTATGAGGAAAATAGCAAAAATAATGGTTGACAAAATGACACGGCGATACTTATACTTTAAGCCATGTATTTCCATGGGTCAAAATTCGCGATTTTGACTAGCAACGAgaaaaaatttaattgaaatggTTTTAAAACTTCGCTATCAGtctacaatgttatataaatttCATCAGTTTCTCTGTAGTTGGCGGATCAAATGATCGCCACCATAACGATGTGATTGCTGAAATGTTGAATGAAATCAATTTGAACAAAGAGTAATCAAACTAAACGAACAGTCGACCCGATGAGTCTTCAACAGCACAattgaacaaaatatataaaactctTTCAACATAACGGCAGAATAACATCGCTTGGAATTAAACATAACCTGTGGTTAACTGATTAGAGATGTATATAGTTGTCTCTATACAAAACCGCGAATAGTATATATCGGATTCGCAAGCGGCATGTCTAGAAAGATAATAATGTCAATTACTGCGTAACAAGTGAAGGAAATGCACTAAAATATACTTACATGATGAACAATGTTCAGTATCATATCTCGCTATAGCTGTAAAAAAACCAAAGTCCATTGCACAAATTAGCGAGATGTCATTACCAATGGTATCTCATAGTTATTATACTGATATCTTTATCAATCTTTATCTGAGCTCTCGGATAAGTTTTACCATGGTGGCCACAATGAGTTTGGTATATAGTGGTTTGATTCGACATCTAGTATCTTTCTAGTATATCGATATTTTTTGTCAGACATTAAAGTTATGTCATACATTACACTTAACACCCACACACAATCACACAAACCTACACACACATACAGATGAGAAGAGATACAAAAGTGCTATACATACCTTCATCGCAAGATAGGTTCTGAAGTTGATAGCGACCTGCAATATGACAGCAATGtttaaattaatcatttattaatatgtcATGCATAAATATTACCACCTCACTTAACCCTAAAAACAGATATACAATTTTATTACTGAAGACGTATATCAACACCAGTACCGGACTCCTGACAGAATGTAACATTGAACAACAAGTGTTAATTGAACTACAGTTCTAAGgcttaatttaaatttaatttctcTCCCTGATAAAAATAGCGTGGCCTGTGCATCACATTCAGACTGTAACCTAGCTAACATTCATCATATACAGTTGTGtaacttaaattaaaaaaagaaaaaaaccatgGACATATAAATCGTGACTCTGAGTGATCAAAATGTTCATAACACAATATCAGGCTTTTTATAGGCATTGGATATATTGAGATTACAATCAAAACTAGAAATAAATGATTCAGACGACGGGATATGATGAGACGGGACGAGGATGACGTATATATTACAACAAGCCTTCATATGTTGCCGGTGAGGGCATCAATATAATAAGCAATTTTGTAAAGTTGTAACATAACATTACACGTATAATGATCGATGTAACTGATTATTTACACATTTGATTAAGCAATGccaaactgtttaaaatactcgtcaaatatttctgaaaatgcAGATATTTCTGGCTCAGTGATTCTCTGATAATAATTCTATTTAACTTTTTTAACACGAACTAAACATATTTCTTTTCAGTAATATAATATTCTTCTTCTACAAATTCATCAGGTATTTCATTAAATGCTGTTGAGTGAATCAAAAAGTGTCCCAGATCACTTTAGGTCTGCATATGCTTACATTGAAATAACATAAGCAACGCTATGCTTCAATAAACATTTTGTCATAATTCAATTTAAGCAGGTCacaataatataatatcattttcaatttccatCAAGTCgctaataatacattttttaaccACAAAGATAAAATTTTGATCTGAATTTACCTGAATACATTTTCCCTTTGTATAACTTTCGGTATGTtccaatacatgtattgttttatttagaaCATTGAGTAAGAAGAG
The nucleotide sequence above comes from Argopecten irradians isolate NY chromosome 1, Ai_NY, whole genome shotgun sequence. Encoded proteins:
- the LOC138331018 gene encoding organic cation transporter protein-like isoform X1; this encodes MVNVDELIPKLGGFGYYQKRLLLVLTVPTILAALFMIMLVFALYTPTHRCKYPTEVNTTNASANIRYIDSKCTLRPEDEHINTSLSNSSTLTAQMTCSEWDYDEDVFKETFTTTHNLVCGEGFKISHAQMIFYFGVVVGDILFGQISDFIGRKKTLVLTMFILLVSGLSGSFSPEYYSFVVIHFVVGAACKGCLVLAFVMGFEFVGPDMRVWLGQAINIVFALALCLLCGLGILIKDWQYIQITASMPAILLIPTWFIIDESPRWLISKNRMEEAKTVLQKIARTNQVTPPDNLLEHLELEKCTYTEEIWSLFKNRTLAVRTLVVFFNWFGLGMTYYGVFLHAENLGGNFYLAIFLLSVIEIPILLVNLYLLNKFGRRKVHCVTMMTGGLACICTIFPVIYGGEELQPLILALAVIGKMGASGAFGSIYVISGEVFPTVVRNGGVGASSSFARIGSMVAPYIAKLGAHSVHSYGKAIPLIVFGTCSITAGLCALLLPETKGCRLPDTIEEAIDFKLLREDDDIVIQPMETREINTNQTSQNGN
- the LOC138331018 gene encoding organic cation transporter protein-like isoform X2; the protein is MTCSEWDYDEDVFKETFTTTHNLVCGEGFKISHAQMIFYFGVVVGDILFGQISDFIGRKKTLVLTMFILLVSGLSGSFSPEYYSFVVIHFVVGAACKGCLVLAFVMGFEFVGPDMRVWLGQAINIVFALALCLLCGLGILIKDWQYIQITASMPAILLIPTWFIIDESPRWLISKNRMEEAKTVLQKIARTNQVTPPDNLLEHLELEKCTYTEEIWSLFKNRTLAVRTLVVFFNWFGLGMTYYGVFLHAENLGGNFYLAIFLLSVIEIPILLVNLYLLNKFGRRKVHCVTMMTGGLACICTIFPVIYGGEELQPLILALAVIGKMGASGAFGSIYVISGEVFPTVVRNGGVGASSSFARIGSMVAPYIAKLGAHSVHSYGKAIPLIVFGTCSITAGLCALLLPETKGCRLPDTIEEAIDFKLLREDDDIVIQPMETREINTNQTSQNGN
- the LOC138310670 gene encoding uncharacterized protein, coding for MYRCRWRVMLVLVAMCSHILHVHANRCGRYQLQNLSCDEAIARYDTEHCSSYDLEDDINATLQALRPDSELLNIMAMIKCKVYVNKKELCQLNTEIKTMVTTNCVNPGRRTGR